CCGCCGAAGCGGGCCATATGGAGTTCGACGGCGTGCTGCCGAAGATCGAATCGCTGCGCATCCCGGTGCGCTACCTGGCCAACATGCTCACCGCCGGGGAAGAAGCGCCGGTCGTGCTGGCGCTCAAGCGGCTGATGGCGATGCGCGTGTACATGCGCGCCAAGCACGTCGACAAGACGGACAATACCGCCGTGCTCGACGAGGTCGGGCTGACCCGGAACCAGGTCGAGGAAATGTACCGCTACCTGGCGATCGCCAACTACGAGGACCGCTTCGTCATCCCCACCGGCCACCGCGAGCACATCCCCGAAGCCTATGCCGAACGCAGCGGCTGCGGCTTCAGCTTCGGCGACGGCTGCAATGGCGGCAACAGCCAGGTCAGCCTGTTCGGCGGACGCAAGAACACCACCACGCTGGTCAAGCCGGTGCAGACCTTCGACCCGGTGGAGGACAGCCGTCATGGGTGAGTACCGTCCCTACGAAGGCCCACCCGTGGGCCTGCTGAGCCTGCGCGTGCTGGCGCGGCTGCTCGACTACCCCAGCGCCGAACTGCAGGTGGCCTGCGCCGAGGCCATCGACATCCTCGATGCCGAAGACCGCCTGCCCACGCCCTTGCGCGCGCAGCTCGCCCAGTGGTGCCGCGAGCTGGCTGCCGGGGAACTGCTCGATCTGGAGGAAGCCTACGTCGAACTCTTCGACCGTGGCCGCGCCACCTCGCTGCTGCTGTTCGAGCACGTGCACGGCGAATCCCGCGATCGCGGCCAGGCCATGGTCAACCTGCTGGCCGAGTACGAGGCCGCCGGCTTCCAGCTCGACGCCCGCGAGTTGCCCGACTACCTGCCGCTGTTCCTGGAATACCTGTCGACCCGCAGCCACGAGGAGATCGGCCAGTGGCTGGGCGACATCCGGCACATCCTCGCCCTGCTCGCCGCGCGCCTGGAGGAACGCGACACCCGCTACGCGCTGGTGCCCCGCGCCCTGCTCGCGCTGATCGGCGCCACCGACGCCATCGACGAGCAGCGCCCCGCCGTCGCGGATGAAAAGCCCGACAACACGCCCCAGGCGCTGGACGCGGTGTGGGAAGAAGAAGTGGTGCGCTTCAACGCCGAAACCGACCAGGACTGCAGCCTGCAGTCCGCCGAGGGGCGGCGCCTGGCCGAGCGCAAGTACGAGACGCTGCCACAGGTCATCCAGGTCATGCCGTCCGGCACCCAGTAAACGGAGGCTCATCATGTTCGAGGACTACCTGTTCCACTTCATCTACGGCATCTACCCCTACCTCGCCGGCTCGGTGTTCCTGCTCGGCAGCCTGATGCGCTACGACCACGGCCAGTACACCTGGAAGACCGGTTCCAGCCAGATGCTCTCGTCGAAGAACATGCGCCTGGCGAGCAACCTGTTCCACATCGGCATCCTGGCGATCTTCTTCGGCCACCTGGTCGGCCTGCTGACGCCGCACTGGGTCTACGCGCCGTTCCTCTCCGCCGGGCACAAGCAGATCATGGCCATCCTCTTCGGCGGCGTGGCCGGCGTGCTCTGCGTGATCGGCGGCGCCATGCTGCTCTGGCGGCGGCTGACCAACCCGCGGGTACGCGCCTCCTCCAGCGTGATGGACAACCTGATCATCGCCCTGCTCCTGCTGCAGGCGTGCCTGGGGCTGATCACCATCTTCGCCTCGCTGCACCACCTGGACGGCGGCATGATGCTGCTGCTGGCCAACTGGGCCCAGGCCATCGTGTTCTTCCGTGGCGACGCAGCCGGCTTCGTGATGGACGCGCCGCTGATCTTCAAGCTGCACATCTTCCTCGGCCTGACCATCATCCTGCTGTTCCCCTTCACCCGCCTGGTGCACGTGTGGAGCATTCCGCTGGGCTACTTCGGGCGCAATTACCAGATCGTCCGCCGGCGCAGCTAAGGAACGACAGACATGGACATGATCGCAGTCGAGAACCTGCCCAACGCCCCGGCGCCGGTGATCCGCGTCGGCGACACGCAACTCAGCGAGGCCGACATCGCCAGGGAAACGCCCTTCCACCCTTCGCCGTCGCTGGCCGAGGCCCAGCTCAAGGCCGCCCGCGCCCTGGTAGTGCGCGAGCTGCTGGCGCAGCGGGCCGCCATGCTCGGGCTGGCGGCCGGCCATGAGGAGGAAAACGATCAGGCCGTGGCCGCCCTGCTGGAGCGCGAACTGAACGTCCCGGAGCCCGACGAAAGCGCTTGCCGCCGCTACTTCGACACCCACCGCGAACGCTTCTCCGAGCCCACCCGGCTGCGCGTGCGGCACATCCTCCTGCCCGCCGCGCCGGAAGACGCCAAGGCTCGCGATGCGCACTACCGCCTGGGCGAAAAGCTGCTGAAGGAGCTGGGCGAACACCCGGAACGCTTCACCGATCTGGCCCAGCGGCATTCGGCCTGCCCGTCGAAGGACGACGGCGGCGAGCTGGGCTGGCTGACCTCCGGCCAGACCGTGGCCGAGCTGGACCAGGCGCTGCAGCGCTTGCCCGTCGGCCTGCACGAGCGGCCGCTGGCGTCGCGCTACGGCTGGCACCTGGTGAGCGTCGACGAACGCCAGGAGCGCAAGCCCCTGCCCTACGACCAGGTCGCCAACCGGGTGCACCACAGCCTGCGCGAGGAATCCACCCGCCACGCCCTGCGCCAGTACCTGCTGGCGCTGGAGGCGGAAATCGGCGTCGAGGGCATCCGCCTGGACGACGACCCCATCGAAGGCTCCGGCAACCGGCGCAACGATCTCGGGCCGTGAATCAGGACTGCGCCGCGCGCCCCTCGACCTCGGCGGGCGCGCGGTGCAGGCCGATGGCCCAGAGCACGCCGACAGTCAGCAGGACAATCGCCAGCGCCTCCACCGGGCCGGGCAGCCGCTGCTCGTTGATGTAGGCATAGGCACAGGCGAACAGCGTTTCGAAGACGATCAACTGGCCGCCCAGGCTCATCGGCAGGCGGCGCGTCGCGGCGTTCCACAGGCCATTGGCCACCCACGAGC
This Pseudomonas sp. ATCC 13867 DNA region includes the following protein-coding sequences:
- a CDS encoding peptidylprolyl isomerase, with translation MDMIAVENLPNAPAPVIRVGDTQLSEADIARETPFHPSPSLAEAQLKAARALVVRELLAQRAAMLGLAAGHEEENDQAVAALLERELNVPEPDESACRRYFDTHRERFSEPTRLRVRHILLPAAPEDAKARDAHYRLGEKLLKELGEHPERFTDLAQRHSACPSKDDGGELGWLTSGQTVAELDQALQRLPVGLHERPLASRYGWHLVSVDERQERKPLPYDQVANRVHHSLREESTRHALRQYLLALEAEIGVEGIRLDDDPIEGSGNRRNDLGP
- the narI gene encoding respiratory nitrate reductase subunit gamma; translated protein: MFEDYLFHFIYGIYPYLAGSVFLLGSLMRYDHGQYTWKTGSSQMLSSKNMRLASNLFHIGILAIFFGHLVGLLTPHWVYAPFLSAGHKQIMAILFGGVAGVLCVIGGAMLLWRRLTNPRVRASSSVMDNLIIALLLLQACLGLITIFASLHHLDGGMMLLLANWAQAIVFFRGDAAGFVMDAPLIFKLHIFLGLTIILLFPFTRLVHVWSIPLGYFGRNYQIVRRRS
- the narJ gene encoding nitrate reductase molybdenum cofactor assembly chaperone; this translates as MGEYRPYEGPPVGLLSLRVLARLLDYPSAELQVACAEAIDILDAEDRLPTPLRAQLAQWCRELAAGELLDLEEAYVELFDRGRATSLLLFEHVHGESRDRGQAMVNLLAEYEAAGFQLDARELPDYLPLFLEYLSTRSHEEIGQWLGDIRHILALLAARLEERDTRYALVPRALLALIGATDAIDEQRPAVADEKPDNTPQALDAVWEEEVVRFNAETDQDCSLQSAEGRRLAERKYETLPQVIQVMPSGTQ